The sequence CAAGCAATTGCCGAGCGAGGCGGAATGGGAGTTCGCCGCGCGCGGCGGGCTTGAGGGAGCGGAATTTGCCTGGGGCGAAACCTTGGTGCCGGGAGGCGTCCACCGCGCCAATACCTGGCAGGGCGCGTTCCCTCGGGAAAACAGTGCCGAGGACGGCTATGCCGGTACCTCGCCGGTCCGCGCCTATCCCGCCAATGGCTTTGGCGTCTTCGACATGATCGGCAATGTCTGGGAGTGGACCGACGACTGGTACGCCTCCAGCCATGCCGCGTCCCTCCCCTCCGCCAAGGCGTGCTGCGTCTCGCGCAACCCGCGCGGCGCGCGGCGCGAGGACAGCGTCGATCCGCTCGAGGCGGGGGCGCTGGCGCCGCGCAAGGTGCTCAAGGGCGGTTCGCATCTGTGTGCGCCCAGCTATTGCCGGCGCTACCGCCCGGCCGCCCGCCAACCCCAGACCCTTGATACGGCCTCGGTGCATATCGGTTTCCGCTGCATCCGCCGTGTCGCCCCTGATGCCCGCCCCCTGTGACGCGCCGAAGCCGAGGAACTGCCGTGACTGATCGTGACCTCCCCCCCGCCGCGCCGGCCGGTGCGCCCAGCCGCCGCGATGTGCTGGCCGGCAGCGCCGGCTTCCTCGCCGCCGTTTCCGGCCTGTCGCTGCTCTCCTCCGGTGCGCGGGCGGAGGCGGCGCCGCGCCCGCATATTCTCTACATCGTCGCCGACGATCTCGGTTTCGCCGATGTCGGCTTCCGGGGCTCCGATATCCGCACCCCGAATCTCGACGCGCTGGCCGCGACGGGGGCGACGCTGAGCCAGTTCTACACCCAGCCCATGTGCACGCCGACCCGTGCGGCGTTGCTGACCGGGCGCTATCCCTTGCGCTACGGGCTGCAGGTGGGCGTCATCCCCTCCGGAGCAAGCTACGGCCTCGCCACCGATGAGTTCCTGCTGCCGCAGGCGCTGAAGGAGGTGGGCTATCGCACCGCGCTGGTCGGCAAGTGGCATCTCGGCCATGCCGACCGCAAATACTGGCCGCGCCAGCGCGGTTTCGATTACTTCTACGGGCCGCTGGTCGGCGAGATCGACCACTTCAAGCACGAGGCGCACGGCGTCACCGACTGGTACCGTGACAACACGCTGCTGAAGGAAGAGGGCTACGACACTGAGCTGTTCGGCGCCGATGCGATCCGGCAGATCGCCGGCCATGATCCGAAGACGCCGCTGTTCCTCTATCTCGCCTTCACCGCGCCGCACACGCCCTATCAAGCACCGCAGCGCTATCTCGATGCCTATGCGGACATCGCGGACCCCCAGCGCCGGGCCTATGCGGCGATGATCACCGCCATGGACGAGCAGATCGGCAAGGTGGTGGCGGCACTCGACGCGCAGGGAATGCGCGAGAACACGCTGATCGTGTTCCACAGCGACAATGGCGGCACGCGCGACAAGATGTTCGCCGGCGAGGGCGCGGTTGCGGGCGACCTTCCGCCCAGCAACGCGCCGCTGCGCGCGGGCAAGGGCACGCTCTATGAGGGCGGCACCCGTGTCGTCGCCCTCGCCAACTGGCCCGGACGGATCGCGCCGGGCGCGGCGGAAGGGGTGATGCATGTGGTGGACATGCTCCCCACCCTCGCCAAGCTCGCCGGCGCCAGCCTCGGCAAGGCGAAGCCGCTCGATGGCGGCGATGTCTGGCAGGTGCTGGCCGCCGGTCAGCCCGGACGCGCGGAACTGCTTTACAATGTCGATCCGACCCAGGGCGCGGTGCGCGAGGGCGACTGGAAGCTGGTATGGCACGTCGCGCTGCCGCCCAAGGTCGAATTGTTCGACCTGGCCAAAGACCCGTCGGAGAGCAACGATCTTGCCGCCGCTCACCCGGATAAGGTTGCTCAGTTGCAGCAGCGTGTGGTGGATTTCGCCCGCACCATGGCACCGCCGCTCTTCTACAGCGCGGCGCTGAAGGCTACGCTTTCCGCACCGCTGGCGCAGCCCGGCGAGGCGCTCTACGAGATGGGTCTGGAGAACGATTGATGCGCGAGCCCCGCCTGCGGGCCCTTGGCCCTTCCGCCGCCGCACCGTTCTTCGGCGCGGCGTTGCTGGCCCTTGTCGGCGGCGCGCCAGCCGGTGCCGCCGATCTTGAACCGTCCTCGCCGGCGGTGAGCCTGCCCGCGCCGGTCGTCGACGCGGATGCGCCGACCTTCTCCGCCACCATGTATCTCTGGGCCAGCGCGCTGCACGGCACCAGTTCCACCCTGCCGCCTTTGCCCGCCGCCAATATCGACCTCAGCTTCCGCGACGTGTTGCAGGACCTCAATGGCGCGGTCATGGGCTCGGGCGAAATGCGGGTGGGGCGCTGGGGCTTTCTCGCCGATCTGATGTTCACGCAGGTGACGCCGTCCGGCACCCTGCCCGGCCCCTATAACGCCGGCTTCGAAATCCGATCGCGCAGCCTGACGTTGCAGGGCGACGTGCTCTATCGCCTCTACGAATCGGACACGCTGGATGTCGATGCCGGCGCGGGCCTGCGCTACTGGCACCTCAACAACCGGCTCACCGTCGATCCCGGCCTGTTGCCCTCGGGGCTTGAGTACAGCCAGGCCGAGAGTTGGGTCGATCCGGTCATCGCCGCCCGCGTGCTCGCCCAGCTTGGCGGGCCGTGGAGCCTGACGCTGGTCGGCGATATCGGTGGGTTCGATGTCGGCTCCAAGCTCACCTGGCAGGCCATTGCCACGGTGAACTACCAGTGGAACGAGAATCTCGCCCTGCGCGCCGGCTATCGCGCGCTGTCGGTCGACTACCAGAACGGCGCGTTTCTCTATGACGTGCTGATGCAGGGACCCATCATGGGTGTGACCTACCGCTTCTAGCGGCTGCTTCAGGTCGGCGCGTCCGCCTCGGTGATGAGGCGGGCGAACTGGTCGCGCCGGGCGAAGAAGGCGGGCTTGATCTTGTCGATCTTGCTGGAGTCGACGACGAGATAGGCCACCGCCGCCCGCGCCAGCGCCGCCTGCTTCACGGGCACCTCGTGGAAGTTGGAACAGGTGACGCCATGCTGGGCATGGACGCCGCCGGCGGAAATGAACGCCTTGCTGATGCCGAGCCGTTCCAGACTGCGCAGGGCCTCCTCGCCGGAAAAGCTCTGCGACGAGGCGTGAAACAGCCCGCCCAGCAGGATCAGGCTCGTGTTCGGCCGCCCGGCGAGCCGGGTGGCGATGTTCATGGCATAGGTGATGACGGTGAGCCGGCCCGTCATCGGTAGATGGTCGATCATGCGCGGCGTGGTCGTGCCGCAATCGATGAAGATGGTGTCGTCCGGCTCGACAAGGCGCGCCGCCGCGCGGCCGGCCGCCTCCTTGGCCTCGGCATGGGCGTCGAATTCCGCATCAAGCCGGTAGGTCGAGGCGCGCTCGCTGCCTGCGGGCAGGATATAGCCGCCGAGATAGCTGAACAGTTCCGGCGCGCTCGCGAGATCGCGGCGCACCGTCATCTCCGACACGTCGAGATGCTGGGCGGCGTCGCGCAGATGCAGCACGCCCACGGCGCGCAACCGCTCGTCCAACCGCCGGATTCGCTCGGGTTTCTTCACGTCGCTCCCCATCCCCCACCTTCATTGGCGGTCCGCCTTGACTCGTCAAGTGTGCCGTGAAATGTTCGCAACAAATCTTGTGATAATCATAACAAAATTGACCGGGTGAAGACGTCACATGGCAGCAAACGCACCAGCCCTGCGCGATTCCCGCGCCCTGGCCGGGATCATCGACCACACCCTTCTCAAGGCGGAAGCCTCGCGCGCTGAAGTTGCGCGCTATTGCGCGGAAGCGCGCGACCATGGCTTCGCCTCGGTGTGCGTGAACGCGGTGCATGCCGGCTTCGTCGCCGATGAACTCGCCGGCACGCCGGTGAAGACCTGCGTGGTGGTCGGCTTCCCGCTGGGAGCCGGCGGGGCCGAGGCCAAGGCGGCCGAGGCACGGTTGGCCATCGCCGCCGGGGCGCAGGAAATCGACATGGTGATCGACATCGGCGCGCTGATCGAAGGCGATCTCGCGCGCTGCCGCGCCGATCTCGCCAGTGTCCGCGAAGCCACCCGCGGCGCGGTGCTCAAGGTGATCCTGGAGACCTGCCTGCTCACCGACGCCCAGAAGGAAGAGGCCTGCCGCCTCGCGCAGGAGGTGGGCGCCGATTTCGTCAAGACCTCGACCGGCTTTTCGACCGGCGGCGCGACCGTCGCCGACATCGGGCTGATGCGCCGGGTCGTCGGGCCGCACATGGGCGTGAAGGCGTCGGGTGGGGTGCGGGACGCCGCCACCGCCTGGGCGATGGTCGACGCCGGCGCCACCCGCATCGGCGCCAGCGCCAGCATCGCCATTGTCGCGGGCGCCACGCCTGTCGCGAATGCCGGCTACTGAGCCGTTCCGGCCGATTTGCCACCGGGGCGGCATCTCTGCCCTTCGCCAACGCCATCAGAATCAACGAATGTCTGGGAGGACATCCATGAGAAAGACGCTACTGACCCTCGCGGCGAGCCTGTCGCTGCTGGCTGCCCCCGCCTTTGCGGATGGCGTGGTGGACACCAGCCAGGTGCCGAAGGACATCACTTCCGCTGCCACCGGCAAGAAGTTCTCCATCGCCACCGTGGTGAAGGTCGACGGCATTGCCTGGTTCGACCGGATGCGCGACGGGGTGAAGCAGTTCGGCACCGACACCGGCATGGATGTGTGGCAGGTCGGACCGAGCCAGGCGGACGCCGCCGCCCAGGTACAGCTCATCGAGAACCTCATCGCCCAGGGCGTCGATGCGATCTGCATCGTTCCCTTCTCGGTCGAAGCGGTGGAGCCGGTGCTGAAGAAGGCGCGTGACCGCGGCATCGTGGTCATCGCCCATGAGGCCTCGAACCTCAAGAACGCCGACTACATTCTGGAGGCCTTCGACAACAAGGCCTATGGCGCGCAGCTGATGGAAGTGCTCGGCAAATACACGGGCGGCAAGGGCAAGTACCTCGCCACCGTGGGCAGCCTCACCTCGCAGTCGCAGAATGAGTGGATCGACGGCGCGATCGAGTACCAGAAGAAGCACTTCCCGGACATGGCGCTCGCCACCCAGCGTCTTGAGACCTATGACGACGCCAACACCGACTATAACCGGCTGTCGGAAGCCCTCACCACCTATCCCGACGTGAACGGCATCATTGGCGGCCCGATGCCGACCTCGGCCGGCGCCGGCCGTCTGATCGCCGAGCGCGGGCTGAAGGGCAAGGTGTTCTTCTCCGGCACCGGCCTGCCCTCCGTCGCCGGCAAGTACCTCGCCGATGGCGACATTCAGTACATCCAGTTCTGGGACCCGGCGGTCGCTGGCTACGCCATGAACGAGCTCGCCGTGATGGCGCTCTCGGGTAAGAAGGACCAGATCAAGGCTGGCCTCAATCTCGGCCTCAAGGGCTATGAGAACCTCACCACCCCGGCCGGCGCCGCGCCGAACCTGCTCTACGGGCAGGGCTGGGTCGGCGTGACCAAGGAAAACATGGACCAGTACAAGTTCTGACGGCGGTTGGCGCGGGGGCTTTGAGGTCCCGCGCCGCTCCCGCAGGGCGAGCCGTGGCGGGGCAAGGGCGCCCCTCCCCGGCTTGCGAAGGTCCCCTCATTTCGCTGACAAAGGCATGGGCGGGCGGCACTTTGTGCCGGCCCTCCCTTCCCGACGGGCGCATCCCATGGCCGTACCCCTGATCGAACTGCGCGGCGTCACCAAGCGCTTTCCCGGCATGAAGGCGCTGGACGGCATCGACTTCGCCATCGCCCCGGCGGAAATCCTCTGCCTCGCCGGCGAGAACGGTTCGGGCAAGTCGACGCTGATCAAGATCGTCTCCGGCGTCTATGACTTTGACGAAGGCACGCTGCTGATCGGCGGCGCGCCGGTGTCCGGCTTCTCGCCGCGCGCGGCCATCGCCGCCGGCGTCCAGGTCATCTATCAGGATTTCTCGCTGTTCCCGAGCCTGACCGTGGCGGAGAACCTCGCCATGGGCCGGCTGCTGAGCGAGGGGCGGCGGCTCGTCAGCCCCGCCGAATGCCGCCGCCTCGGCGCGCAGGCGCTCGCCCGGCTCGATGTCGCCATCGACCTCGACGCGCGGGTGGGCGATCTCTCCACCGCCGACCGGCAGATCGTCGCCATCGCCCGGGCGCTGATGAGCGAAACGCGCCTGCTGATCATGGACGAGCCGACCACGGCGCTCACCGGGCGCGAGGTGGAGCGGCTCTTCACCCTGGTGCGTGAAATCCGCGCCAAGGGCATCGCCGTGCTGTTCGTCAGCCACAAGATGCGGGAGATGCTGGAAATTTCCGACCGCATCTGCGTCTTCCGCAATGGCCGCAAGGTCGAGGAAGGCCCGACGACCGATTTCACCGAGGCACGCATCACCCGCGCCATGACGGGGCAGGATCTCGGCCATGAGCGCTATGGCTGGACGGGCGATGCGTCGGCCGAGCCGCGCCTGCGCGTGCGCGACCTCAGCGTCGGCGAGGCGGTGCGTGACGTGTCGTTCGATCTGCGCGCCGGCGAGATTGTCGGCCTCTCCGGTCTGCTCGGTTCGGGCCGCACCGAACTCGCCCTCGCTCTGTTCGGCATGGAGCCGGAGCATCGCGGCACGGTGCTGCTCGACGGCACGCCACTCCGCCTTGCCAGCGTGCCGGAGGCGGTGGAGGCCGGCATCGCCTATGTGCCGGAGGACCGCCTGTCCGAAGGGCTGTTCATGAGCCAGTCCATCGCCCGCAATGTGGTGGCCAGCGCCATCGAGCGGGCGACGCGCGGGCCGTTCCTCTCCGACGACGCCATGACCGCGCTGGCCGAGCGCACCGTCGCCGACATGAAGATCGCCACCACCGATGTGGAGAAGGAGGTCGGCAAGCTCTCCGGCGGCAATCAGCAGCGCGTCATCATCGGGCGCTGGCTGCTCACCGGGCCGCGTGTGCTGATCCTGAACGGCCCCACCGTCGGCGTCGATGTCGGCTCCAAGGCTGAAATCCACCGGCGCATCCGCGAACTCGCGGTCAAGGACGGGCTGGCGGTGCTGATGATTTCGGACGACGTGCCGGAGCTTCTGCACAATTGCAACCGCATCCTCCTCATGCACCGCGGCGCGATCCTCGACGATCTCGACCCGCGCGGCCTTGAGGAGGACGACATCCATTCCCGCTTGAAGACGCTGCGCTGATGATGACCCTCGCCAAGCTGATGCGCCGCTCCGAAACGGCGGTTTTCCTCATCGTCGCCGCGATCATGGTGGTGATCGGGCTGATCAATCCCGCTTTCTGGCAGGCGGACAATCTGTTCAACCTGCTGCGCGCCAATGTCATCATCGGCATCATGGCGCTCAGCGTGCTGGTGGTGATGATCTCCGGCGGCATCGACGTGTCGTTCCCAGCCTTCGCCGCCGCCGCCATGTATCTCACCGTGCTGGCGATGAACGCCTATGGCCATGAGGGCGTGCTGCTGCCCTTCATCGGCGCGACGCTGATCGGGCTCATCTGCGGCCTCGCCAACGCCTTCTTCATCCACGCTTTCCGCATGATCCCGCTGATCGTCACGCTGGGATCGGCCTCGGTGGTGCGTGGTCTGCTGCTGGGGCTGGTCGGCACCTCGATCGTCAACATCGACCGCAT comes from Ancylobacter polymorphus and encodes:
- a CDS encoding formylglycine-generating enzyme family protein; the encoded protein is MQLTVLAEGPADAGALRAPGMVWIPAGTFTMGSDRHYPEEEPAHRVSVDGFFIDATPVTNRAFAAFVAATGYRTLAERDPCPADYPDADPRLLVPGSLVFTAPEHTVPYEDWTQWWRFVPGADWRHPQGPGSTLDGLEDHPVVHVAHEDALAYARWCGKQLPSEAEWEFAARGGLEGAEFAWGETLVPGGVHRANTWQGAFPRENSAEDGYAGTSPVRAYPANGFGVFDMIGNVWEWTDDWYASSHAASLPSAKACCVSRNPRGARREDSVDPLEAGALAPRKVLKGGSHLCAPSYCRRYRPAARQPQTLDTASVHIGFRCIRRVAPDARPL
- a CDS encoding arylsulfatase B, encoding MTDRDLPPAAPAGAPSRRDVLAGSAGFLAAVSGLSLLSSGARAEAAPRPHILYIVADDLGFADVGFRGSDIRTPNLDALAATGATLSQFYTQPMCTPTRAALLTGRYPLRYGLQVGVIPSGASYGLATDEFLLPQALKEVGYRTALVGKWHLGHADRKYWPRQRGFDYFYGPLVGEIDHFKHEAHGVTDWYRDNTLLKEEGYDTELFGADAIRQIAGHDPKTPLFLYLAFTAPHTPYQAPQRYLDAYADIADPQRRAYAAMITAMDEQIGKVVAALDAQGMRENTLIVFHSDNGGTRDKMFAGEGAVAGDLPPSNAPLRAGKGTLYEGGTRVVALANWPGRIAPGAAEGVMHVVDMLPTLAKLAGASLGKAKPLDGGDVWQVLAAGQPGRAELLYNVDPTQGAVREGDWKLVWHVALPPKVELFDLAKDPSESNDLAAAHPDKVAQLQQRVVDFARTMAPPLFYSAALKATLSAPLAQPGEALYEMGLEND
- a CDS encoding DeoR/GlpR family DNA-binding transcription regulator, whose translation is MKKPERIRRLDERLRAVGVLHLRDAAQHLDVSEMTVRRDLASAPELFSYLGGYILPAGSERASTYRLDAEFDAHAEAKEAAGRAAARLVEPDDTIFIDCGTTTPRMIDHLPMTGRLTVITYAMNIATRLAGRPNTSLILLGGLFHASSQSFSGEEALRSLERLGISKAFISAGGVHAQHGVTCSNFHEVPVKQAALARAAVAYLVVDSSKIDKIKPAFFARRDQFARLITEADAPT
- the deoC gene encoding deoxyribose-phosphate aldolase; its protein translation is MAANAPALRDSRALAGIIDHTLLKAEASRAEVARYCAEARDHGFASVCVNAVHAGFVADELAGTPVKTCVVVGFPLGAGGAEAKAAEARLAIAAGAQEIDMVIDIGALIEGDLARCRADLASVREATRGAVLKVILETCLLTDAQKEEACRLAQEVGADFVKTSTGFSTGGATVADIGLMRRVVGPHMGVKASGGVRDAATAWAMVDAGATRIGASASIAIVAGATPVANAGY
- a CDS encoding autoinducer 2 ABC transporter substrate-binding protein, whose translation is MRKTLLTLAASLSLLAAPAFADGVVDTSQVPKDITSAATGKKFSIATVVKVDGIAWFDRMRDGVKQFGTDTGMDVWQVGPSQADAAAQVQLIENLIAQGVDAICIVPFSVEAVEPVLKKARDRGIVVIAHEASNLKNADYILEAFDNKAYGAQLMEVLGKYTGGKGKYLATVGSLTSQSQNEWIDGAIEYQKKHFPDMALATQRLETYDDANTDYNRLSEALTTYPDVNGIIGGPMPTSAGAGRLIAERGLKGKVFFSGTGLPSVAGKYLADGDIQYIQFWDPAVAGYAMNELAVMALSGKKDQIKAGLNLGLKGYENLTTPAGAAPNLLYGQGWVGVTKENMDQYKF
- a CDS encoding sugar ABC transporter ATP-binding protein, whose amino-acid sequence is MAVPLIELRGVTKRFPGMKALDGIDFAIAPAEILCLAGENGSGKSTLIKIVSGVYDFDEGTLLIGGAPVSGFSPRAAIAAGVQVIYQDFSLFPSLTVAENLAMGRLLSEGRRLVSPAECRRLGAQALARLDVAIDLDARVGDLSTADRQIVAIARALMSETRLLIMDEPTTALTGREVERLFTLVREIRAKGIAVLFVSHKMREMLEISDRICVFRNGRKVEEGPTTDFTEARITRAMTGQDLGHERYGWTGDASAEPRLRVRDLSVGEAVRDVSFDLRAGEIVGLSGLLGSGRTELALALFGMEPEHRGTVLLDGTPLRLASVPEAVEAGIAYVPEDRLSEGLFMSQSIARNVVASAIERATRGPFLSDDAMTALAERTVADMKIATTDVEKEVGKLSGGNQQRVIIGRWLLTGPRVLILNGPTVGVDVGSKAEIHRRIRELAVKDGLAVLMISDDVPELLHNCNRILLMHRGAILDDLDPRGLEEDDIHSRLKTLR